In the genome of Psychrilyobacter piezotolerans, the window GCTGTTTGCCCCGGCGGTCAAACTCTAGGGTTTTAAAGGCGTGCACCATCGCGAAAGTTCAGTTAATAAGATATAAGTTAGAATATATGAGTTTTGTTACAATATATATAATCCAAGATATCCCAAAACTCCCGAAGAGATGATAAGGATAACTGGATTGATTTTTTTCTTATAGGCTATTCCAAACATGAGGATAGATATAATAATTGTTTTTATCTCTACTTTGTTTTGAAGGATCCAGGTAGCCCGGGCAATCATATATCCTGCATATAAAATTAGAGCTGTAGTCAGAGATTTTAAAACAAAAAAAATAGCTCTCTTATAGATATTTTTCTCCAATCGCTGCAAGACTTTAGCTAAGATCAGAATAACAATGATAGACGGGAGTGCAAGTGCAAATGTTGCTACGACAGCTCCTCCTATTCCTGCCGCTTTATTTCCTACGAATGTTGCCGTATTCATAGCGATGGCACCGGGGGTCATTTGGGATATAGATAATACATTAAAAAACTCATCATATCCCATAAACCCGTTTTTTTCTAATTCATTCTGCAAAAGGGGGATAGAAGCCAGTCCTCCTCCAAAATTAAAGAGCCCTATTTTAAAATACATGGTAAATAATTTCAGGAGAGTTATAAAATAAGCCATCTATTTCACCTCCAAAATAGATTTTATCCTGCTTGGGAGAAAAAATGTAGTAACAGCTCCCAGTAGTGCTCCAAGGAGAATGAGTAAAATAGGACTGATATCAAATATCAATAACAGAATAAATGCAATGATAAAAATAATATAACTCATTCCGGATATAAAACTTTTCCTGCAGATCTTTAGGGTTGAACTTGCAATAAGTCCTATGATACAGGCTCTGATCCCCAAAAAGATACTGTGAATCACCGGGTTATCAAAAGACTCCCCTAAAAAATTATAGATCAGGGTAATAATTATAAGGGATG includes:
- a CDS encoding chromate transporter → MAYFITLLKLFTMYFKIGLFNFGGGLASIPLLQNELEKNGFMGYDEFFNVLSISQMTPGAIAMNTATFVGNKAAGIGGAVVATFALALPSIIVILILAKVLQRLEKNIYKRAIFFVLKSLTTALILYAGYMIARATWILQNKVEIKTIIISILMFGIAYKKKINPVILIISSGVLGYLGLYIL
- a CDS encoding chromate transporter, yielding MLKELFISFFKIGLFTFGGGYAMLPLIEKELVEKRRWITQEELMEMFIVSQMTPGTIAINASTFIGSKKAGKLGGFVASLGIIFPSLIIITLIYNFLGESFDNPVIHSIFLGIRACIIGLIASSTLKICRKSFISGMSYIIFIIAFILLLIFDISPILLILLGALLGAVTTFFLPSRIKSILEVK